A portion of the Choristoneura fumiferana chromosome 6, NRCan_CFum_1, whole genome shotgun sequence genome contains these proteins:
- the ENGase gene encoding LOW QUALITY PROTEIN: cytosolic endo-beta-N-acetylglucosaminidase (The sequence of the model RefSeq protein was modified relative to this genomic sequence to represent the inferred CDS: inserted 1 base in 1 codon), producing MSEKHSQVSHSGEIDVDDDRFLCKPLDSLKEVAEFLKNPPAWRSLCVELKPHSEYAIRNMDIVRQNHPEENYEVQVEYPETFCHFDPNQEEVGRHKRKDLPQTLVCHDMANGYHDDSKVNGTSNFDAYTFYNWAVVDVFCYFSHHFVTIPPLGWINVAHAHGVKVIGTVITEWAEGSAIWEKLLAEPEEWQGFAAALVSIAKTLKFDGWLLNIENKISQPAALVSFVRHLHALVRRELGPGALIWYDSVTADGALHWQNTLTEHNRVFFEASDGLFTNYAWSAADVARGAAAAAAGPAARRRDLLVGLDVWGRNFIGGGQFNTQHAVKIAHRHECSLAVFAPAWTYEAAPDGPGGALGRLQRWQVRERALWGSLWPFLATKLPRALPFSTSFCRGQGPARRRYGEVVSAEPWYNLRLQQYQPNAAHGPHSYRLAPAPPAPHAPHGKLSLRQRLKQLFRKTTKKKDSEPQTLSPAYPRYDVVLREGTDCLDVYYDDSFNGGSCLSVDSGEAGGGLVRLFHCDFEVEEELIVCVATKPAVGRAGAGRPLEVLVRMAGAGAGRXGWRAVGAALRSPQDAAFRALQRYLLLHEPGFYVSVENAHGWDVRYHSVRVEAGARVVGVGCAGAALLGLLGLCQGRPVKE from the exons TTCTTAAAGAACCCGCCAGCTTGGAGATCCTTGTGCGTGGAACTAAAACCTCACAGTGAATATGCCATAAGGAACATGGATATAGTACGACAAAATCATCCCGAGGAGAACTATGAAGTTCAAGTTGAATATCCAGAAACGTTCTGTCATTTTGACCCAAATCAAGAAGAGGTTGGTCGCCACAAAAGGAAAGACTTACCGCAGACCTTAGTTTGCCATGATATGGCCAATGGCTATCATGATGACAG caaAGTGAACGGGACCAGTAACTTTGATGCATACACATTTTACAACTGGGCAGTTGTGGACGTGTTCTGCTACTTCAGCCACCACTTTGTCACCATACCTCCGCTGGGCTGGATCAATGTTGCCCACGCGCATGGGGTCAAGGTAATtg GCACAGTAATAACGGAGTGGGCAGAGGGCTCTGCCATCTGGGAGAAGCTGCTCGCGGAGCCCGAGGAGTGGCAGGGCTTCGCGGCAGCGCTCGTGTCCATCGCGAAGACGCTCAAGTTCGACGGCTGGCTGCTCAACATCGAGAATAAG ATATCGCAGCCGGCGGCGCTGGTCTCGTTCGTGCGGCACCTGCACGCGCTGGTGCGGCGCGAGCTGGGGCCCGGCGCGCTGATCTGGTACGACAGCGTCACGGCCGACGGCGCGCTGCACTGGCAGAACACGCTCACCGAACACAACCG AGTGTTCTTTGAGGCGAGCGACGGCCTGTTCACGAACTACGCGTGGTCGGCGGCGGACgtggcgcgcggcgcggcggcggcggcggccgggcCGGCAGCGCGGCGCCGCGACCTGCTCGTCGGGCTCGACGTCTGGGGGCGGAACTTCATCGGCGGCGGGCAGTTCAACACGCAGCAC GCGGTAAAGATCGCGCACCGGCACGAGTGCTCTCTCGCCGTGTTCGCGCCTGCGTGGACGTACGAGGCCGCGCCCGACGGGCCCG GCGGGGCACTCGGGCGGCTGCAGCGCTGGCAGGTCCGCGAGCGAGCGCTGTGGGGCAGCCTGTGGCCGTTCCTCGCCACCAAGCTGCCCCGCGCGCTGCCCTTCAGCACGTCATTCTGCCGCGGGCAGGGCCCCGCGCGCCGCCGCTACGGCGAG GTGGTGTCCGCGGAGCCGTGGTACAACCTGCGGCTGCAGCAGTACCAGCCCAACGCCGCGCACGGCCCGCACTCGTACCGCCTCGCGCCCGCCCCCCCCGCCCCCCACGCCCCCCACGGGAAGCTCTCCCTCAGACAGCGGCTCAAGCAGCTCTTCAGGAAGACCACCAAAAAGAAGGACTCGGAGCCGCAAACCCTGTCCCCGGCGTACCCGCGCTACGACGTGGTCCTTCGAGAGGGCACCGACTGCTTGGACGTTTATTACGACGACAGCTTCAACGGCGGCTCGTGTCTGTCCGTGGACAGCGGCGAGGCGGGCGGCGGGCTCGTGCGGCTGTTCCACTGCGACTTCGAGGTCGAGGAGGAGCTGATCGTGTGCGTGGCGACGAAGCCTGCTGTGgggcgggcgggggcggggcgccCCCTGGAGGTGCTGGTGCGAatggcgggggcgggggcggggc gcgggTGGCGCGCGGTGGGCGCGGCGCTCCGCTCGCCGCAGGACGCCGCCTTCCGCGCCCTGCAGCGGTACCTGCTGCTGCACGAGCCTGGGTTCTACGTCTCCGTGGAGAACGCCCACGGCTGGGACGTTAG GTACCACAGCGTGCGTGTGGAGGCGGGCGCGCGCGTGGTCGGCGTgggctgcgccggcgccgcgctgcTCGGGCTGCTCGGGCTCTGCCAA GGACGGCCAGTCAAGGAATGA